A window of Poecilia reticulata strain Guanapo linkage group LG7, Guppy_female_1.0+MT, whole genome shotgun sequence genomic DNA:
tctgcCATTTAATcctaattacataaaatatggtattgtaatgtgaaaaagttaaaaaatcaTGACTACAGAATGTATATGGGGTTGAAACCTATATGGGTGAGTCTGTACCCCATGTTGATGCTGTGCTTTGGACGGTACATTTTCGAAATTGTAAAATAGGCAGATTACAAAGGTTTTTTAAAAGAGTTacactgccccctggtggataACACCTGCATCACAGTCCAAAACAACACAGACGGCTCACCCTGCGGTCCATCGGTCCTGGTCGGGGGACAAATTTCGTTAGACCctgcagagctggagctgcaCTTCCTGAGGATTTCAGCTGGAgatcagaagaagaaacttaAAATTACAATCGATCTTGTATGTCAATTAATTTTAAtccatttataaccttttagcTAATCTGATCCTGACAAACTCTTGACATATTTAAAATCATCCCAAAAGAGGAATATAAATGTTGACAAATTTCTTCTGAATAGCTGTAGGCTCATCAATCACATTCACCATGACCATGCTCCAGGTTAGGGGTCACTTATGGTCACTTTACGTTGAGCGACTGTTTCTTTGATAGTGAGCAGTTACAAAATTATTAGAGGATCAAATACTTTCTCGCCCGTGTTCAAAAGACAAAGTTTGAAAATCTAACACAGATCTTCCACAGAAATTCCCACCATAAATCCATATTTTAGTAATGCTAACTGCAGACTGTAGCAGGAAAACGTTTCTGGGAATACACACATCGAAGGGAAACGGCTTCATTCTGCAGGATCAGGACTTATCTTTATGCTAAAAAGTGGACCAAAGCAAAAGTAGGAGCCTTTTACACTTCCATTTGGTAACTCTTTGATTAATTAAAACGTTTAAAACCTGCATAAACATCTCAGTTAGGGGTCTGTACATTTTACTTATGATGAGATTACtctatacatatttatttatctattaaaGGGAGAAAACTGGTGAAATTATACTGAAGTGATTTGAAGCGTCTGTGTCCACCTGGTTATTGAACAGTCCATAAATCTCTTCAGCCGGCCCATAAATGTCTGCCATGTCGAACGTGGTCAGTCCAGCGTCCACATAGGCCTGCATGGCCTCAACTGGAGGAGGGAGGGCAGAAACAGACAGTTACCATCACAGCCATGTGTCCTTCAGAGATAAGCACAGAGCATGTTGCTGCTCAAATGTGATCAAATTCATCAACAACACCTGAGCATGGCTTTGCTGTCACTTTGAGTCTCAAAAAACACAGTTACTGCTAAAATCGGATTTCAAAATAAGCTTTACCAAACTTTACTAAAGATTTTTGGAGCTCTTTCAAATCAAAGTGTGTCTTAAATCTGTTCTAGCAATTAAAAAACTAACTGGATAATTCATTTTTACTTGAAAGGTGGCCCAGAATTCTTGTTTAATTCTTCTCGAGGTTCATGTTTCACAGGTCAAGAAGAAATGTTTACTTAATTTATGCCATATAAGAATGTGAAAATACGTGTCACCTGAAAGCAAGTCAAACTTTCTCAAAATAATATCTCCATTTTTCTGGCTGCTGAGATCACACAACATCCTTTAAATGCTGTTTACGTTCAagtattcagacattttttgttcaCATAATTTCTGTTTAGTCCAATTATGCCAACAAGAAGATGCATTCATGAaagaatttattgattttactgcCAATGTTtaagaaatacacaaaataaaattttctgcCTTTCTGTAACGTTACAACACTAAACACTCcatttaaatttccttttaaaaaacgTATAGtctacatatttgttttaatgtagATTGCTGGAGATAAATCAAATGACACCAAATACCCTTCAGGCATCTCAGAACTGATCGAAAACCACTCGCCCTTAACGGCACCCTTACTCTCTTTTACCTTAAGACCTGATGTATGTGCGCAGCTAATTTTCATACCGCATTCCTcaacttctcaaaaaaaaaaataaaaacaatgtaagcTGAACATTATTAAATGCTGCGTTTACCTGCTTTGGTTTTGCTCACGGTTCCGTGAGCTCCGGACACCTGCCACATCCCGTTCAGGACTCGGCAGATCTCCAGACCTCCGGCCAACCTCACTTTGGGAACCGAGGAGGACATGCTGTTGTCGGGACAGGTTTTAACTTCTCACCGCggtaagaataaaaacaagaaacacaattaaaccGAATTTCCATTGCAGCGACGTTAAATGACTTTAACTGATAGTATGTTACTTACATTATATGCTCTTGAAGTCTTGCTACACCCAGTAAATCTCACTGCTCATGTACGAGAACCTCAATGTTCATTTATATATTACAAAAGACTTTGAGTAAGCGTTACAAAACATACGGCTCTGTTAACCACTAGGTGGCGCCCTTTTGCTGGAAATCTGGCTGCTATCCCCTACTggacaaaattaaacatatctAAAGCCCttcaaaacattaataaaacaaacattttaaagcattaaataaCGAGTCAAAGAGCGATAACTTGAGTAAGAAATTATCTTTActtcacatttacacaaaatttatttcaaatgtcattCTGCCTTggttgctttcttcttcttcttcctttttctttttctcttccttttcttgttGGATGAATCGTTAATTTCTCCCACTGCAGATGTCAGGATCTCCTCTGCATCCGAGCCGTCAGAGTTTTCCTCTGTAGCTTCAGGTATTTTTGCATCGGAAGAGGGAGCAGGAGGAACACGCTCGGCCTCACTGTGACAGGAAGAACATCAGATCGTACAATTTTGATACCAAGAAATGAATGCAGCGGCTTATGATCACTCTTGTAACACGTGATAACCACATATGGcttattttgtttcatcaacacaaataaatatatagagAAACAGATTTGTGATAATTTTCCACTATTCATTTGTGGCTATTACCAGATTAATGAAAGGAAAgttatgaagaaaaacacatttttcctcaaagactaattaaaaaaaaactttcttaaaaGCGTTAAATAATGCGCAATATTCACCTTAGTGGAACTGCAGATTTCTTCTTTATGCCCCTACCATCACTAACTTTTTCCAGCAGGGCCACAAAAAAGCCATGTGTGAGAGTCCTGGTGGTACTGGCCCGTAAACACTGCGAGAGCGGCTCCAGTCCTCGTTCAGGCCACTGAGCCAGCAGCGGCACCAACctggagagaaaacacaaaagctgtTTTGTAAGATTTAGCCCCAAATCCTATTCGGTTGCACAAAATACCCGATTCTGTGTAGGATGGTATCAGAGTACCAGATCCAGGAATAACTGTATTCGTTTCTGTGCGAGTCTCCTATGTGATTTAAACAGCAGCCTAAGGCTCGTTGTTGCAATCACCCTCTCTAGAGGAAGttactgtaaaaaagaaaaagtaatcaaattaatccCACAATAAACATTATTCGGAATCGGACTTTGGTGTATCCTCTGCTTATGCAAATGCTTAATAACAAATGGAGGCCAATACGGCTGAAACGATTCATTGGAATTGAGATGaactgattattgaaataatcgctGACTGATCAagtaatcgttaactggagtatgcaGACTCTTAAAAAAGGCCatatgctgaaaaaaaaaaacaatcataacAGTAGttaagtcaaaactgttttaaaaatatatacattttgcatttaagatagaAAAGAAATATGTTCTACTAAGAACTCCTCGGGTCACGCTTTAGCTTCAAACTCTGTAAAGAaaatctttcattaaaaaacatttcacgtCCAacttttaatcagttaatccaacTCTCTCTTTTAAACCTTGAGGACTTTTAACAAAGAAGGCACatgaattaaaggaaaaatgtcAATTCAAAGTAAGCGATGTTGTGAAAAGAAAAGCCCATTAAAAAGGTGTGGATGGAGACGGCCGCTCGAGAAGAGGGTGAATATACCTGAAGTTGGGGTTCTGCTGCAGACAGGCGGCGACGACTTCCTCGTTCTCCTGGCTGTGGATGGAGCAGGTGGAGTAGACCAGGCGCTTCAGGCGGGGGAACCTGAGGCTGTGATTCAGGCAGCGCAGCTGGAAGGAGGCCAGCGCCGCCAGGCGAGccttttcctcctcctggtCGGCAGGAGATCCGTCCCGCAGACACACCATACCTGGACACCACAGAGAAACGTTTTGGTTTGCGTCAGTCAAGTTAGGATCTCGCCACATAATCGCTTCTACACAGAGACATCTGGGTACCTGAACCGCTGCAGGATGGATCCAGCAGGATGTACTCGACGTCTTTATACTGTGGATCATCGGGGTCCACCGTCAGGAAGTCCCGATTGGCCAGCTGGTGACAGCTGACCCCCGCTCTGAGCAGCAGAGTGGACATGGTGCTCAACCGCTTCCCGTCCAGGTCAAAGGCAAACAGCCTTCCTCTGTTCTTCATGATGGCTGCCAGGTGGCTGGTTTTGTTGCCGGGGGCAGCACAGGCGTCGATGACCTGGCTGCCCGCCGGGGGGTGGAGCAGATGCGCTGGGAGGCAGCTGGCTTTGTCCTGCAGGATGATGTGACCTGCTTTGtacaggaagtggtcatggaAGTCTGTGTTAGGGGGGAATGCCAGGACCTCTGGGAGGTGCATGTCCAACACAAACTCCTTATTCTTCAGGGTTAAGTTATCCAGCCTCACAGCCTGACCCAGGTAGGAGAAGCCCTCCCTCTTCAGGTAGTCCACAGCATCCCCCACGGTGGTCTTCAGTGTGTTCACTCGCACATACCTGGGCAGCTGGTCCGCGGGGGACCCAGCAGGGAGGAGGTCTTCGTTCCTGCTGACCTTCCTCCTCACCTTCATGCGGGCCAGCTCCGCCTGCAGGCGGGGCCGGTGCTTCATCATATTGGCCTTCCAGGCGCCGCCGCACTTCAGGCCCTGGCCAATCAGCAGGTCGTACAGCAGCACCTTGGCCATGGGCATCTTCAGCTTGGTGAGCTTCAGCAGCTTGGTGGCCTCGATGATCTCCTGCAGGACGGAGGAAAACTTCTGCGTCTCGCAAACCAGCGCGAAGAGCTGCTTGATGTTCGGAAACTTGCTGTCGTAAACCAGAGTCTTCAGGGCGCCCCGCTTCCGCTCGGCTTTCTCTAGGATCTCTGCGGCGGTCGCGTACAGAGCCATGACGGTGGAAGGTCCTCACTTACCAACACGCTGCACCACTTTGAGAACCTTGTAACAAGCTGCTGCTTATTCTTTCTTTTAGAAACCTGTTGACATCGATGGCCTGGTCGTTCCTTCCTCTTTGCTTCTATGCCGCTGATATTAGGAgaaaactggtttattttgcTCATGGGCTCGCAGCGAGCTCCTCCATGTTTTCACCACGCGAGGGGAAGGATCCTGACTCCGGAAGTAAAATGTGACGCATTGTTTCTATGCGACGTCACGCCACGCACAGCCAATCACAGATGGCAGATGaagaaaagttgatttaaagctgcagtgttaacttttgtaaaaaaaaaaaaaaaaaaaaacatacatttgttaaaacagtcaCCGTTTTATGACATataaaacagataatctgtgaaaaaaataatctccttGAGCTACTAActaatttagacagaccaattaacctaacagtcatgtttttggactgtggcaggaaaccagagtacccggagagaacctacacatgcacagggagaacatgcaaactccatgcaaagACCCGGctgggctgggaatcgaaccctgaaccttcttgctgcaaggcaacagctctaccaattgcaccactgtgcagccccaatttttttcatatttcttatTCCAGACTGTCACTGCGGCAACAGtttaaaacatatgtacaaaaatatctgtttataaaagttacatgctgtAGTTTTAAGGGAACTGAAGTTTTTATACAGTAAAAGTTATCAAACAGAAAATTTGGTTTAACATTGCTTTATTTCCTACAAATACATTCTCACAAGCAGCAAAGAGACAAGGTCACTTTGCTGCTTGTTTACTCTAAACgattaaatgtcattaaatttGCTAACACAAGTCAGCTTGAATGACCGCTTGACTTAatataaaaactataaacaataaaattctaACATTTCCCAGACTGATTTACAAAGGCTTGCACACATTTAATACAAACACACTATCTGGATTTTGCAAACAGGCTACatcaacattttataaatgaagGCAGGGAAGTGTAAGGCCTTGAAAAgccaaacatgtaaacatgaaaatatgaaacagtaatgcatatatttttttttaaaagttcttcCAGGCCcaatacatgtattttattacatCCATCCATGTCTCTTTATTTAATATTGCAACACAGTTACTGCTGTTTGTCTGTCGCATTCAAAAAGAGCAGCAACATGTTTcccttttgttttctaaagaacagaaacaatttcaTCTAAACTGAATCTGGTTCTTACGGTGGTTTCTAGTCTGCATATTCTCAGgttgaaaatctaaaatcatATTTCTGTCAGCTATAAATGGTGCCACTGAAAAGTATTCTATCTGCACCAAAACTACATACAGACCTGAACAATGAATacttgcaacaaaaaaataaactattaccATTTCATTGATAATAACTTTACAGTAACTGAACACATCTGCAGAATTCAAGCACATTTGATGTCTGCTTATTGCAATGTGGCAACTTTGGTGGTTTTTGGTGTTAAAACATCTGACCAAGCATCACTTCATCTTTGCTGGTTTAGGAACTCCACTGACCCGACCGGCCGTCCTGACCTTCATAGAGTTCTTGTACAGCAGCAGCCTCTCGGTGGTGTGAGATGGGAGGCGGTTCCTCTTGGCCCTAATGATGCAGGTTGCCAATGGATACAGCCGGTCGAAGCCCCCGGAGGAGGCGGGAGCAGCCAGCAGCTTCTTAGCAATATCCTGCAGCTGGGGGAACTGAGAGGCCGACTTCCAGTACGCAAGACTGGAGCCGCTTTCACACATGGGTTCAGACAAATACAGGTCGAGCTCGGAAATCTTCATAGTCTTTGCTGGAGGCTGCAGGTAGCTGAAAATGGCCTTGCGCTTGAGGTTGTTTTCACCGACTCCATTGCAGTTCTCACTGGAGCTGCTAGCAGATGGCTCTGTTTTAACGTCAGCATGGCTTCCTTCTGCTCCATCTTGCTTCTTCATTGGCCGATTATCAGATTGCTCCTTGGTTTCCGCCACAGGAACAGGTGCTGATGCAGTCTTGTTTTCTAATAATGATGCTAAGATTCTGTGAGCCTCTGACTTTGAAGGAGGAGTTAGGAACCCTGTTTGGGTTTTCGCAGTGTCGTCAAAAAATGGCTGAAacaatgaagaagaagaagttggtGTGAGTTTGCTGTGTTAAAGTTAATACTGGAATACCTTTTAATACATCACACATTCTTACTATAAAGAACTTCATCATCCCAGACCACCAAAAAGCAAATTGTATAACATCTGCTTGGTTGTCTGGACATAACTAGTACCTGTAGCTTCATTCTGGGGTCGAGAACAGTAGCGAGTATAATCTCCTTCTGGTGAATCACAGACTGGAAATATCCATGGAGGCTCGTCCGCAGGGCCTTGCAGAAGTGATTGTAGTTGGTCACTCGGCTTTCCAGCGTCTTATCCAGGCCAATGAGGGAGGGGATGATGAAAGACATGGTCACTCCGTTTCCTTGAAGAACCTGAGTTTGACAAGGATGAGAAGAATGTCAATGCTCTTCATTTGGATTTTACGTTCtaggccaacacaaagtttACAGCCATACTGCTAAAAATCCAGAGCAACCAATTATGTTCAGCAGTCGCCTGATTGGTAATattactaaacaaaaacattaagggCATGGTCAAAATATGTTGAGCACAATTACTGGGTAATTAACTCTTTATTATATTGTTGCTAGAAGAATTGTGCTCAAATTACCAGACATCCACCTGTTTGACTTGATGGATGAGTGAAATTCTGTTTCTCTTTAATGAATTTTTCAgtaatgtattcatttattttgcgTCTTTGGGAAGGAAACCAGGGTTCCAATCTGACTTAAAGAAAGAGCATTCTCCTCTGGACAAATGCTGGCAggatttgcaataaaaataaatcgtCAATAATTACCAGATGCTTCTACCTGAGATTCAAAATGTTAGAAAAGGTTTCATGACATTGCTATTGTACAAAGTTATGATGCAAGAGAgaactttgcaaaaacaaaaaagtaaaccatgttttctt
This region includes:
- the nsun5 gene encoding 28S rRNA (cytosine-C(5))-methyltransferase — encoded protein: MALYATAAEILEKAERKRGALKTLVYDSKFPNIKQLFALVCETQKFSSVLQEIIEATKLLKLTKLKMPMAKVLLYDLLIGQGLKCGGAWKANMMKHRPRLQAELARMKVRRKVSRNEDLLPAGSPADQLPRYVRVNTLKTTVGDAVDYLKREGFSYLGQAVRLDNLTLKNKEFVLDMHLPEVLAFPPNTDFHDHFLYKAGHIILQDKASCLPAHLLHPPAGSQVIDACAAPGNKTSHLAAIMKNRGRLFAFDLDGKRLSTMSTLLLRAGVSCHQLANRDFLTVDPDDPQYKDVEYILLDPSCSGSGMVCLRDGSPADQEEEKARLAALASFQLRCLNHSLRFPRLKRLVYSTCSIHSQENEEVVAACLQQNPNFRLVPLLAQWPERGLEPLSQCLRASTTRTLTHGFFVALLEKVSDGRGIKKKSAVPLSEAERVPPAPSSDAKIPEATEENSDGSDAEEILTSAVGEINDSSNKKRKRKRKRKKKKKATKAE